From Haemophilus parainfluenzae:
GTCTTGCTGTTAGAAATCCTTGTGGTGTTGCCCGACGGGCGCACAGAACAACGCACCTTCCGTGCAAATTGGAGTCTCTAATGGCATTTAATACCCCGACACTTTCAAGCCTGATTAAACAAGGCGAGCAACAGTTTCAGTATCGTTTCCCAACGCTTAAGCGACACAATGTGATTGGCGTGATTAACCGCATTTGTGCAGCATTAAGCGCGGGCGAACATATGCACTTGGACTGGCTCGCACGCCAAATTATTCCAACTACAGCCGAAGAAGACTATTTAATTGAATACTGCCTCTATAAAGGCATTGTACGCAAACAAGCCTCTACTGCCACAGGTGTGGTAACGGTGACAGCAGCCAACGATACTACAATCCCCGAAGGCACAGTGCTTGAAGACTCCAACACAGGGCTGACCTTTATCACCACCCAAGAAACCGTGGTAAAAGCCGGCACCGCTGATATTGCGGTGAAATGTGAAACCACAGGCGTGGATGGCAATTTGAAAGCCGGTACAAGCCTTTCGCTGACTTCTGCGATTTTAGGCTTATTACCCACCGCAACCGTCAAGGCAATGAGTGGTGGCGCAGATATTGAGTCGCTCTCGCGTTTATTAGCTCGCTTAATTTACCGTGTGCAAAACCCACCGGCAAACGGTGCGCCCCACGATTATGTACGCTGGGCGACCGAAGTGTCAGGCGTAACCCGTGCTTGGTGTTTTGAACGCTACTTAGGGGGTGGCTCGGTGGGTGTGGCTTTCGCTTGTGATGATCGTGAAGACATTTTACCCACCGCTGAAGACATTGCCCGTGTGCGTGCTTACATCACTGGGCATAAAAACGAAGCCACCGGACAATTTGAGGGTATGCCGGCAAATGTGGAACTCTATGTGTTCGCACCACAGTTTCAAGCGGTCAATTTTAAAATCCGTCTTGCACCTGATACTCCAACGCTACGCCAAGCAGTACGCAAGAGCCTTTCTGCTTATCTTGCTAATGCTGGTGTGGGCGCATTGCTTTATCTCTCCCAAATTCGAGCCACCGTCTCCAACACCGCAGGCGAAGTCGATAACAGCGTGATTTTTCCGACCGCAGATGTGCAATTGTTAAGCGATAACATCGCCACCCTAGGAGACATCGAATGGCTATGACCCACGTTCAGTATTTAGATGCGGCGATTAAGTTGCTCCCCGTGGGTTTAGCGTGGAAACGGGCACTAGACAGCAACCTTGCCAAGGTGCTTGCCGTGCGTTGCGACCAACTAGTGGAAGTCAATGGCAAAGCCCACGACCTCATCA
This genomic window contains:
- a CDS encoding baseplate J/gp47 family protein; its protein translation is MAFNTPTLSSLIKQGEQQFQYRFPTLKRHNVIGVINRICAALSAGEHMHLDWLARQIIPTTAEEDYLIEYCLYKGIVRKQASTATGVVTVTAANDTTIPEGTVLEDSNTGLTFITTQETVVKAGTADIAVKCETTGVDGNLKAGTSLSLTSAILGLLPTATVKAMSGGADIESLSRLLARLIYRVQNPPANGAPHDYVRWATEVSGVTRAWCFERYLGGGSVGVAFACDDREDILPTAEDIARVRAYITGHKNEATGQFEGMPANVELYVFAPQFQAVNFKIRLAPDTPTLRQAVRKSLSAYLANAGVGALLYLSQIRATVSNTAGEVDNSVIFPTADVQLLSDNIATLGDIEWL